Proteins encoded together in one Anopheles darlingi chromosome 3, idAnoDarlMG_H_01, whole genome shotgun sequence window:
- the LOC125956358 gene encoding serine/threonine-protein kinase mig-15 isoform X5 has protein sequence MAHQMLPPSVNCSLDDIDLNALKDPAGIFELIEVVGNGTYGQVYKGRHTKTGQLAAIKVMDVTEEEEEEIKLEINVLKKYSNHRNIATYYGAFIKKTPAGKDDQLWLVMEYCGAGSVTDLVKSTKGQSLKEEWIAYICREILRGLSYLHTNKVIHRDIKGQNVLLTDNAEVKLVDFGVSAQLDKTIGRRNTFIGTPYWMAPEVIACDENRDATYDNRSDLWSLGITALEMAESQPPLCDLHPMRALFLIPRNPPPRMKSKKWSKKFHSFIDTVLVKDYHQRPYTEQLLKHPFIKEQPTERQVRIQLKDHIDRCKKRKQEKERDDYRYSGSENDDDDIQTAGEPSSIIQAPGNDTLRRTFHQIQEGRMQNAEQQQPPNRNQKPPSRDNGSKAQPVEEPGPPSRPQLPQRLIVVPDPPANSNANRPLPPPPRSGSSSQSQQPPSSQTPQQPARNQQNFFKPVLPPRRPEQQQQAQPEAPPRNNRPQQQPSGASPQVSGGGGGGGSSGVGGKSPAIAPNGNNNGSSNGGSGSAGVGNINNNNHHAQPINPLDPIESSDSDSEPEEPNGRTRNDGTLLASDPPMPLPEFSYRTGGLGVLNESDQNNQSSSSTPGGGGGASVLSPPSGGSSSGVGVGGGPPNRPLPPTPDDDDAQGDGTLIKRNYENKSSSSIGTTTSSSASTGSTTHSESDEAVLLRDWNFEQFFPAEERPKPNQRHSMSDKSSSSSPASDSNIGRYRASAVVGGASALLPLLGDNNKTGKEHVNASSKHTAASLAYAEKRKVEEMNNKIRLEERVKSEMFARQMHKPNAAAIQALGSSGKSAQQQPQQEQQQQRRQESDGGSRLPLNFARAFRRENSDFFPLAKRHSAILGETGAIGGGVVGLGEGGGSNRSMSPGHHHHQPQQQQRSSAIFSRSSRSKFEPILTNYSLTNPSGSDDEQRRSPRSTPPRAAGADVTGGGNNGRQQSPLAGASQPTQQPQQQQQQSVTRNMDFLRPRREKTESVIFVRNSPHRQPSLLFDGQQKNRSGENSSLGTPGQRTSSVLPDLLRQASPATPPSHDKSVSEEYRAAVSSSVQSNNVPPSSTPNKSFLLPYTTNGTVALGAGGIVGAGEARIGDRGDGGRGSSPAGRQSNASPHSNPSNASSSRHNSPNHSFNTRLPANNSSLHSSISSNSSSSGVVNHKIVNNNHLLHPPPPPYHQYQMHHHPQQQQPPPPLRVTTTAAQTDLPVSPFSLALQQKQRSFLTFGFGAQSGGSAASRRESHVNVNVTPTSHDAASDTPEIRKYKKRFNSEILCAALWGVNLLIGTENGLMLLDRSGQGKVYQLISRRRFQQMEVLEGQNILVTISGKKNRVRVYYLSWLKSKILRTDGLADQQVERRNGWINVGDLQGAVHFKIVKYERIKFLVIALKDSIEIYAWAPKPYHKFMAFKSFGELMHRPLLVDLTVEEQTRLKVIYGSAEGFHAVDLDSATVYDIYLPKHTQGPISPHCIVTLPNSNGMQLLLCYDNEGVYVNTMGRVSKNIVLQWGEMPTSVAYIGTGQIMGWGNKAIEIRSVETGHLDGVFMHKKAQRLKFLCERNDKVFFSSAKGGSSCQIYFMTLNKPGMANW, from the exons GATCCGGCAGGCATCTTTGAGCTAATCGAAGTCGTCGGAAATGGAACGTACGGACAAGTGTACAAG GGTCGCCACACAAAGACTGGACAACTCGCTGCCATTAAGGTGATGGATGTcaccgaggaggaagaggaggagatcAAGCTCGAGATCAACGTGCTGAAGAAGTATTCCAACCACCGCAACATTGCCACATACTATGGTGCATTTATCAAAAAGACGCCCGCCGGCAAGGACGACCAGCTGTGGCTGGTGATGGAGTACTGCGGGGCCGGTTCCGTCACCGATCTGGTCAAGTCGACCAAGGGCCAGAGTCTGAAGGAGGAGTGGATCGCGTACATCTGTCGCGAGATCTTGCGCGGGTTGAGCTATCTGCACACGAACAAGGTGATACACCGTGACATCAAGGGCCAGAACGTGCTGCTGACGGATAACGCCGAGGTGAAGCTGGTCGATTTCGGTGTGTCCGCCCAGCTAGACAAAACCATTGGCCGGCGGAACACATTCATCG GTACACCGTACTGGATGGCACCGGAGGTTATTGCTTGCGATGAAAATCGGGACGCCACCTATGACAACCGGTCCGATCTCTGGTCACTGGGCATTACGGCACTGGAGATGGCCGAATCACAACCCCCTCTGTGCGATCTCCATCCGATGCGCGCTCTCTTCCTGATTCCACGTAATCCACCACCGCGCATGAAGTCGAAGAAGTGGTCCAAGAAGTTCCACAGCTTTATTGATACGGTGCTAG TGAAAGACTACCATCAACGGCCTTACACGGAGCAGTTACTGAAGCATCCTTTCATCAAAGAGCAACCGACGGAAAGACAAGTTAGAATACAGCTTAAAGACCATATCGATAG gTGTAAGAAGCGCAAGCAGGAGAAAGAGCGTGACGACTATCGCTACTCGGGCTCggaaaacgatgacgatgatataCAGACGGCTGGCGAACCGTCCTCGATCATTCAGGCCCCGGGCAACGATACGCTACGCCGTACGTTCCACCAGATCCAGGAGGGTCGTATGCAGAAcgccgaacagcagcagcctccgaATCGCAATCAGAAACCACCAAGT CGGGATAATGGTAGTAAAGCGCAACCCGTGGAGGAACCGGGGCCACCGTCGAGACCGCAGCTTCCGCAGCGGCTGATAGTGGTGCCGGATCCACCGGCCAACAGTAATGCTAATCGACCCCTGCCCCCGCCACCGCGCAGCGGTTCCTCCTCGCAATCCCAGCAACCACCTTCATCCCAGACACCGCAGCAACCTGCCCGCAATCAGCAAAACTTCTTCAAACCGGTG CTACCACCTAGACGACCAGAG cagcagcagcaggcgcaacCTGAGGCGCCACCGCGCAACAACAgaccacaacagcaaccgtcGGGAGCATCACCACAGGTcagtggaggaggtggtggcggaggtagTAGTGGCGTTGGCGGTAAGTCACCGGCCATTGCTCCGAATGGCAACAataacggcagcagcaatggcggcagtggcagtgccgGCGTCGGTAACATcaataacaataatcatcATGCGCAACCGATCAATCcgctcgatccgatcgagaGCTCCGATTCGGACTCGGAACCAGAGGAACCGAACGGCCGAACACGAAACGACGGCACGCTTCTCGCCAGTGATCCCCCGATGCCACT TCCCGAATTTTCCTATAGGACGGGCGGTTTGGGCGTGCTCAACGAATCCGATCAGAACAATCAATCCTCATCGAGTACTccgggtggtggaggaggggccAGTGTTCTGTCTCCTCcgagcggtggcagcagcagtggcgtcGGGGTCGGCGGTGGTCCTCCCAACCGACCTTTACCGCCCactccggacgacgacgatgcccaAGGTGACGGGACGCTCATCAAACGG AACTACGAGAATAAGTCATCTTCGTCCATCGGCACTACGACCTCCTCGTCGGCGTCGACCGGTTCGACGACGCACTCGGAAAGCGACGAAGCGGTGCTGCTACGCGACTGGAACTTTGAGCAATTTTTCCCAGCCGAAGAGCGGCCAAAGCCGAACCAGCGCCACTCGATGTCAGACAaatcgtcctcttcctcgccaGCCTCCGACTCGAATATCGGGCGTTATCGGGCCAGTGCCGTCGTCGGCGGCGCTAGTGCTCTGCTTCCACTGCTCGGTGACAACAACAAGACGGGCAAGGAGCACGTTAACGCTTCGTCCAAACATACGGCCGCCAGTCTGGCGTACGCCGAGAAGCGCAAGGTGGAGGAGATGAACAACAAGATACGATTGGAGGAGCGTGTCAAGAGTGAAATGTTTGCCCGGCAAATGCACAAACCGAACGCCGCCGCCATCCAGGCACTCGGGTCGTCGGGCAAAAGcgcacagcaacagccacaacaggagcagcagcagcaacggcgccAAGAGTCGGACGGGGGATCTCGGTTACCACTCAACTTTGCACGAGCTTTCCGCCGGGAAAACTCCGATTTCTTTCCCCTCGCGAAGCGTCATTCGGCTATTCTAGGCGAAACGGGTGCCATTGGTGGTGGGGTCGTTGGGTTGGGCGAGGGTGGAGgaagcaatcgatcgatgtcacccggtcatcatcatcatcaaccgcagcaacagcagcgatccAGTGCCATCTTTTCGCGTAGCAGTCGCTCCAAGTTCGAACCGATCTTGACCAACTACTCGCTCACGAATCCGtccggcagcgacgacgagcagCGTCGTTCGCCTCGatccacaccaccacgtgcGGCGGGAGCAGACGTGACAGGAGGTGGCAACAATGGGAGACAACAAAGCCCACTGGCAGGTGCCTCGCAGCCGacacagcagccacagcagcagcaacagcaatcggtTACACGAAATATGGACTTTTTGCGGCCGCGTCGCGAAAAAACTGAATCCGTTATCTTCGTACGTAACTCACCCCACCGACAGCCCTCGCTGCTGTTCGATGGTCAGCAG AAGAACCGTTCCGGGGAGAACAGCAGTCTCGGTACACCAGGCCAGCGGACGAGTAGTGTCCTGCCGGATCTACTTAGACAGGCATCGCCGGCGACGCCACCCAGCCATGACAAATCGGTCAGCGAGGAG TACCGAGCAGCCGTCAGTTCCTCCGTTCAGTCGAACAACGTTCCTCCTAGCAGCACACCAAACAAATCATTCCTGCTTCCGTACACCACCAACGGAACCGTCGCCCTCGGAGCAGGAGGAATAGTgggagcaggagaagcaagAATCGGTGACCGAGGAGATGGTGGACGTGGCAGTAGCCCTGCAGGGCGTCAGAGCAATGCCTCGCCCCACTCGAACCCATCGAATGCATCGTCCTCCCGCCACAACAGTCCGAACCACTCGTTTAACACTAGACTCCCAGCAAACAATAGTAGTCTTCACAGTAGCATTagcagtaatagtagtagtagcggcgTCGTGAATCATAAAATTGTCAATAACAATCATTTACtacatcctcctcctcctccgtacCATCAATATCAaatgcaccatcatccacaacaacaacaaccaccaccgccactacgtGTTACCACGACGGCGGCACAAACGGATCTGCCCGTGTCCCCGTTTTCGCTGGCActgcaacagaagcagcgCAGCTTCCTGACGTTCGGTTTTGGGGCTCAATCGGGCGGATCCGCGGCTTCCCGGCGGGAGAGCcacgtgaacgtgaacgtcACCCCAACATCGCACGATGCTGCCAGCGATACACCCGAGATACGGAAGTACAAGAAGCGCTTCAACTCGGAGATACTGTGTGCGGCACTCTGGGGTGTCAATCTGCTGATCGGCACCGAGAATGGCTTAATGCTGTTGGATCGTTCCGGTCAGGGAAAG GTGTATCAGCTGATATCACGTCGGCGGTTCCAGCAGATGGAGGTGCTGGAAGGACAAAACATTCTGGTGACCATATCGGGCAAGAAGAACCGTGTCCGCGTGTACTATCTGTCGTGGCTGAAATCGAAAATACTGCGTACCGACGGTTTGGCGGAC caacaaGTGGAACGTCGCAACGGATGGATCAACGTGGGTGATCTGCAGGGTGCGGTGCATTTCAAGATTGTCAAGTACGAGCGGATCAAATTTCTGGTGATCGCCCTCAAGGACTCGATCGAGATCTACGCCTGGGCCCCGAAGCCATACCACAAGTTTATGGCATTTAAG agCTTCGGTGAACTGATGCATCGGCCACTGCTGGTTGACTTGACAGTCGAGGAGCAGACGCGATTGAAGGTGATCTACGGTTCGGCAGAAGGCTTTCATGCAGTCGATCTCGATTCGGCCACGGTCTATGATATCTACCTACCTAAGCAT ACTCAGGGTCCAATTTCGCCGCACTGCATCGTAACCCTCCCGAACTCGAACGGTatgcaactgttgctgtgCTACGACAACGAAGGTGTTTACGTGAATACTATGGGCCGCGTATCAAAGAACATCGTGCTGCAGTGGGGCGAGATGCCGACCTCGGTCGCTTACATCGGTACCGGGCAGATTATGGGCTGGGGTAACAAGGCAATCGAG ATTCGCTCGGTAGAAACCGGTCACCTGGACGGGGTGTTCATGCACAAGAAAGCACAACGTCTGAAGTTCCTGTGCGAGCGGAACGATAAGGTGTTCTTCAGCAGTGCCAAAGGTGGCTCCTCTTGTCAGATCTACTTCATGACGCTCAACAAACCGGGGATGGCCAACTGGTAA
- the LOC125956358 gene encoding TRAF2 and NCK-interacting protein kinase isoform X11, which yields MAHQMLPPSVNCSLDDIDLNALKDPAGIFELIEVVGNGTYGQVYKGRHTKTGQLAAIKVMDVTEEEEEEIKLEINVLKKYSNHRNIATYYGAFIKKTPAGKDDQLWLVMEYCGAGSVTDLVKSTKGQSLKEEWIAYICREILRGLSYLHTNKVIHRDIKGQNVLLTDNAEVKLVDFGVSAQLDKTIGRRNTFIGTPYWMAPEVIACDENRDATYDNRSDLWSLGITALEMAESQPPLCDLHPMRALFLIPRNPPPRMKSKKWSKKFHSFIDTVLVKDYHQRPYTEQLLKHPFIKEQPTERQVRIQLKDHIDRCKKRKQEKERDDYRYSGSENDDDDIQTAGEPSSIIQAPGNDTLRRTFHQIQEGRMQNAEQQQPPNRNQKPPSRDNGSKAQPVEEPGPPSRPQLPQRLIVVPDPPANSNANRPLPPPPRSGSSSQSQQPPSSQTPQQPARNQQNFFKPVLPPRRPEDLDKLAAQLNELGVSSPQQQQQAQPEAPPRNNRPQQQPSGASPQVSGGGGGGGSSGVGGKSPAIAPNGNNNGSSNGGSGSAGVGNINNNNHHAQPINPLDPIESSDSDSEPEEPNGRTRNDGTLLASDPPMPLPEFSYRTGGLGVLNESDQNNQSSSSTPGGGGGASVLSPPSGGSSSGVGVGGGPPNRPLPPTPDDDDAQGDGTLIKRNRSGENSSLGTPGQRTSSVLPDLLRQASPATPPSHDKSVSEEYRAAVSSSVQSNNVPPSSTPNKSFLLPYTTNGTVALGAGGIVGAGEARIGDRGDGGRGSSPAGRQSNASPHSNPSNASSSRHNSPNHSFNTRLPANNSSLHSSISSNSSSSGVVNHKIVNNNHLLHPPPPPYHQYQMHHHPQQQQPPPPLRVTTTAAQTDLPVSPFSLALQQKQRSFLTFGFGAQSGGSAASRRESHVNVNVTPTSHDAASDTPEIRKYKKRFNSEILCAALWGVNLLIGTENGLMLLDRSGQGKVYQLISRRRFQQMEVLEGQNILVTISGKKNRVRVYYLSWLKSKILRTDGLADQQVERRNGWINVGDLQGAVHFKIVKYERIKFLVIALKDSIEIYAWAPKPYHKFMAFKSFGELMHRPLLVDLTVEEQTRLKVIYGSAEGFHAVDLDSATVYDIYLPKHTQGPISPHCIVTLPNSNGMQLLLCYDNEGVYVNTMGRVSKNIVLQWGEMPTSVAYIGTGQIMGWGNKAIEIRSVETGHLDGVFMHKKAQRLKFLCERNDKVFFSSAKGGSSCQIYFMTLNKPGMANW from the exons GATCCGGCAGGCATCTTTGAGCTAATCGAAGTCGTCGGAAATGGAACGTACGGACAAGTGTACAAG GGTCGCCACACAAAGACTGGACAACTCGCTGCCATTAAGGTGATGGATGTcaccgaggaggaagaggaggagatcAAGCTCGAGATCAACGTGCTGAAGAAGTATTCCAACCACCGCAACATTGCCACATACTATGGTGCATTTATCAAAAAGACGCCCGCCGGCAAGGACGACCAGCTGTGGCTGGTGATGGAGTACTGCGGGGCCGGTTCCGTCACCGATCTGGTCAAGTCGACCAAGGGCCAGAGTCTGAAGGAGGAGTGGATCGCGTACATCTGTCGCGAGATCTTGCGCGGGTTGAGCTATCTGCACACGAACAAGGTGATACACCGTGACATCAAGGGCCAGAACGTGCTGCTGACGGATAACGCCGAGGTGAAGCTGGTCGATTTCGGTGTGTCCGCCCAGCTAGACAAAACCATTGGCCGGCGGAACACATTCATCG GTACACCGTACTGGATGGCACCGGAGGTTATTGCTTGCGATGAAAATCGGGACGCCACCTATGACAACCGGTCCGATCTCTGGTCACTGGGCATTACGGCACTGGAGATGGCCGAATCACAACCCCCTCTGTGCGATCTCCATCCGATGCGCGCTCTCTTCCTGATTCCACGTAATCCACCACCGCGCATGAAGTCGAAGAAGTGGTCCAAGAAGTTCCACAGCTTTATTGATACGGTGCTAG TGAAAGACTACCATCAACGGCCTTACACGGAGCAGTTACTGAAGCATCCTTTCATCAAAGAGCAACCGACGGAAAGACAAGTTAGAATACAGCTTAAAGACCATATCGATAG gTGTAAGAAGCGCAAGCAGGAGAAAGAGCGTGACGACTATCGCTACTCGGGCTCggaaaacgatgacgatgatataCAGACGGCTGGCGAACCGTCCTCGATCATTCAGGCCCCGGGCAACGATACGCTACGCCGTACGTTCCACCAGATCCAGGAGGGTCGTATGCAGAAcgccgaacagcagcagcctccgaATCGCAATCAGAAACCACCAAGT CGGGATAATGGTAGTAAAGCGCAACCCGTGGAGGAACCGGGGCCACCGTCGAGACCGCAGCTTCCGCAGCGGCTGATAGTGGTGCCGGATCCACCGGCCAACAGTAATGCTAATCGACCCCTGCCCCCGCCACCGCGCAGCGGTTCCTCCTCGCAATCCCAGCAACCACCTTCATCCCAGACACCGCAGCAACCTGCCCGCAATCAGCAAAACTTCTTCAAACCGGTG CTACCACCTAGACGACCAGAG GATTTGGACAAGTTGGCCGCACAGCTTAATGAATTGGGCGTCTCCtccccgcagcagcagcagcaggcgcaacCTGAGGCGCCACCGCGCAACAACAgaccacaacagcaaccgtcGGGAGCATCACCACAGGTcagtggaggaggtggtggcggaggtagTAGTGGCGTTGGCGGTAAGTCACCGGCCATTGCTCCGAATGGCAACAataacggcagcagcaatggcggcagtggcagtgccgGCGTCGGTAACATcaataacaataatcatcATGCGCAACCGATCAATCcgctcgatccgatcgagaGCTCCGATTCGGACTCGGAACCAGAGGAACCGAACGGCCGAACACGAAACGACGGCACGCTTCTCGCCAGTGATCCCCCGATGCCACT TCCCGAATTTTCCTATAGGACGGGCGGTTTGGGCGTGCTCAACGAATCCGATCAGAACAATCAATCCTCATCGAGTACTccgggtggtggaggaggggccAGTGTTCTGTCTCCTCcgagcggtggcagcagcagtggcgtcGGGGTCGGCGGTGGTCCTCCCAACCGACCTTTACCGCCCactccggacgacgacgatgcccaAGGTGACGGGACGCTCATCAAACGG AACCGTTCCGGGGAGAACAGCAGTCTCGGTACACCAGGCCAGCGGACGAGTAGTGTCCTGCCGGATCTACTTAGACAGGCATCGCCGGCGACGCCACCCAGCCATGACAAATCGGTCAGCGAGGAG TACCGAGCAGCCGTCAGTTCCTCCGTTCAGTCGAACAACGTTCCTCCTAGCAGCACACCAAACAAATCATTCCTGCTTCCGTACACCACCAACGGAACCGTCGCCCTCGGAGCAGGAGGAATAGTgggagcaggagaagcaagAATCGGTGACCGAGGAGATGGTGGACGTGGCAGTAGCCCTGCAGGGCGTCAGAGCAATGCCTCGCCCCACTCGAACCCATCGAATGCATCGTCCTCCCGCCACAACAGTCCGAACCACTCGTTTAACACTAGACTCCCAGCAAACAATAGTAGTCTTCACAGTAGCATTagcagtaatagtagtagtagcggcgTCGTGAATCATAAAATTGTCAATAACAATCATTTACtacatcctcctcctcctccgtacCATCAATATCAaatgcaccatcatccacaacaacaacaaccaccaccgccactacgtGTTACCACGACGGCGGCACAAACGGATCTGCCCGTGTCCCCGTTTTCGCTGGCActgcaacagaagcagcgCAGCTTCCTGACGTTCGGTTTTGGGGCTCAATCGGGCGGATCCGCGGCTTCCCGGCGGGAGAGCcacgtgaacgtgaacgtcACCCCAACATCGCACGATGCTGCCAGCGATACACCCGAGATACGGAAGTACAAGAAGCGCTTCAACTCGGAGATACTGTGTGCGGCACTCTGGGGTGTCAATCTGCTGATCGGCACCGAGAATGGCTTAATGCTGTTGGATCGTTCCGGTCAGGGAAAG GTGTATCAGCTGATATCACGTCGGCGGTTCCAGCAGATGGAGGTGCTGGAAGGACAAAACATTCTGGTGACCATATCGGGCAAGAAGAACCGTGTCCGCGTGTACTATCTGTCGTGGCTGAAATCGAAAATACTGCGTACCGACGGTTTGGCGGAC caacaaGTGGAACGTCGCAACGGATGGATCAACGTGGGTGATCTGCAGGGTGCGGTGCATTTCAAGATTGTCAAGTACGAGCGGATCAAATTTCTGGTGATCGCCCTCAAGGACTCGATCGAGATCTACGCCTGGGCCCCGAAGCCATACCACAAGTTTATGGCATTTAAG agCTTCGGTGAACTGATGCATCGGCCACTGCTGGTTGACTTGACAGTCGAGGAGCAGACGCGATTGAAGGTGATCTACGGTTCGGCAGAAGGCTTTCATGCAGTCGATCTCGATTCGGCCACGGTCTATGATATCTACCTACCTAAGCAT ACTCAGGGTCCAATTTCGCCGCACTGCATCGTAACCCTCCCGAACTCGAACGGTatgcaactgttgctgtgCTACGACAACGAAGGTGTTTACGTGAATACTATGGGCCGCGTATCAAAGAACATCGTGCTGCAGTGGGGCGAGATGCCGACCTCGGTCGCTTACATCGGTACCGGGCAGATTATGGGCTGGGGTAACAAGGCAATCGAG ATTCGCTCGGTAGAAACCGGTCACCTGGACGGGGTGTTCATGCACAAGAAAGCACAACGTCTGAAGTTCCTGTGCGAGCGGAACGATAAGGTGTTCTTCAGCAGTGCCAAAGGTGGCTCCTCTTGTCAGATCTACTTCATGACGCTCAACAAACCGGGGATGGCCAACTGGTAA